The Dreissena polymorpha isolate Duluth1 chromosome 9, UMN_Dpol_1.0, whole genome shotgun sequence genome contains the following window.
TTCATAACTAGTGTATCATGTCACATGCAAAAAGTCTTACTTGCTTATGTTTGTAATGGGATCAACATGGGCTTAATAAACAGCTTGAAGTACTGATAgtttaaggcccagtctcactaacACATTTTgcgatgccggtggagccccgatgCGTGATCCGGGGTCTACCGgtatgaaccggggctccaccaggaatgtccgggatgaaccgggtacaaccggggctccaccggcaaactattaaaatgtttaatacctccgggatgaaccgggagtcaccgggccGTACCGGAAacaaccggcgcggcaccgggaacaaccggggcagcaccgtagctccaccggcaCGAACCGGGGTTTATCTGAGATGCTTTTGACCCCGGCAGAACTACGGCAACGTCCCGGTCTGACGCCGGTATAGCCCCgatgaatgccggcagagtcccggtgtAGCTACGTTTCACCAATTAATGCCGGTAGAGCTACGGTTcgtgccggtggagccccggttgtagCCGGTTAATCACGGCAGAGTTACGGTTATTGCCTCCAgcatgaaccgggagtcaccgggacgtaccgggaacaaccggcgcggcaccgggaacaaccggggcaGCACCGTATCTCCACCGGCATGTCACCGgagctctgccgggacgccaccggcttTCACCGGGACGCTACCGACTACGACCGGGACTCCCCCGGCTACGACCGGAactcaccgggataaaccgtagctctACCGGGGCCGACCGGGACTCTGCCAGGATGTAAACCGGGAATATGTTACCGCGCTAAAAAATAACCATCGATCATCCCGGAAGTCGCCGGCCGACCGGCTCTATCAAACCGGGATTAAGCGGTGCTacaccggcaatagtgagacttgggctttacaCCATATGATTAATACTTATTGAcccattataaaatattttgactaaaataagaaaattgaGAAGGTTCTTATATAATTAAACGCTATTAAAATTTACTGATAATTATAATTGTAGATGCCATGTACATGGCGAAGAGAAGGCATTCGTGTGTACCAAGTGCAGTAAGTCATTTCCTACAAATGCTGACCTGCAGAAGCACATGCGGCGGGAAAATGGGCAGACAATTGCGTGTGATAAATGTGGCGTACGTTTTGCTGAGAATTCCAATTTAAAGGCACACATAGATATGCACAACGAAGAACATAACTTGAAATGTTTGAAGTGTGACAAAGTATTCCGGCATCGAAGTAGCCTGTCTCGTCACATGAAAGTACACAGCAGTAATTAAGCGACGCCAAGTGTACAGTTCGCCAATCATGCATTTGTATTGTGCTGTCCGTGAAGTGATTATGTGTagttacatacattttatacatggtCCTTTTACCCGTCCAAACACAGTTTGTGTGGTATATTGGAGTTTGTTgtgtattaaaatgaaattttttaaatgagttttataatatatacaatacttCGTTTTGGTGTATGTCATGCTATTTATTGCAGAGTTGTCCCCTCTCACTTAGGTAAATTCTCTTGTTTTACCTTGTTCACGATACCTGCATCATTGTACATGCGAacttaacaacaaacaattatgtGCATCAAACTGAAACTTCATAGTTCTGTTGTTCATA
Protein-coding sequences here:
- the LOC127843718 gene encoding zinc finger protein 528-like, which produces MRTTTAIFRIKRQSKMDRSDPHICRYCGNVLKSKSSLRQHEISHTGTGKGYTCCDKVFFSKANLNRHRCHVHGEEKAFVCTKCSKSFPTNADLQKHMRRENGQTIACDKCGVRFAENSNLKAHIDMHNEEHNLKCLKCDKVFRHRSSLSRHMKVHSSN